Proteins from one Desulfonema limicola genomic window:
- a CDS encoding putative transposase — protein sequence MKALQHSLPFLPEEIQIISDKIGVVRNDSDIVFYNASGPIYMCKVDDKEGLRIAQGMFVDLKLARPKQIASALGVNASTVQRNKKKYQDGGVKAFAKAAVPERTPYKLDDEKCKEIQENIDKNLSIRSAAEEAGLSEGTIRNGLKRGDLKKENSENKPKSTSERSSQDQESESGIAVKRHSERFFARKGLLEEAKPRFEASEGVKYGGVLIALPVILSQGLLDIGKQVYKKLSNGFFGLQTIFLTLIFMSLLRIKTPEQLTRHSPGELGIVLGLDRAPEVKTLRRKIEELGNQGNAREFADLLARHWADENPDVLGFLYIDGHVRPYHGKNKLPKTHVAQKRLCMPATTDFWVNGTDAQPLFFVTTEANDTLLSTIENEILPEIKQLVEGDKRVTLVFDRAGWSPKTFKKWYDMGFDVMTYRKGSYEPWPEECFQEFEIKICNKKVKYNLGQRSVNMGLKNEDFWMREVRRLCDNGHQTSIITTKQDIDEIFVAVRMFSRWKQENFFRYMGIEFDFNHLCTYDVEPADLERLVPNPAIKEKKKELEKIKKEYEKNLKKLSDAVIQNNDVNQNAKLMQTIRDLDIRCAELVEVISDMPEKVAVKETMDEDKIVKLETERKILTDLIKMTAYRAETSLFDLLVPPVLARNEEEGRSFLKAVFQTPADIIPDEENKCLIVQFHTMANQRSNSALKALCEIINHEECLYPGTDLRLVFNPPELQTKLRPCQEV from the coding sequence ATGAAAGCTCTTCAGCATTCACTTCCATTTCTTCCAGAGGAAATTCAAATAATAAGTGATAAGATTGGTGTTGTTCGCAATGACAGCGATATTGTATTTTACAATGCTTCAGGTCCGATATATATGTGCAAGGTTGATGATAAAGAAGGGCTTCGTATTGCCCAAGGCATGTTTGTTGATCTTAAACTTGCACGTCCAAAACAAATAGCATCAGCGCTCGGAGTAAATGCAAGTACTGTACAGAGAAATAAAAAAAAGTATCAGGATGGCGGTGTTAAAGCTTTCGCTAAAGCTGCTGTGCCTGAACGAACACCGTACAAACTTGATGATGAGAAATGTAAAGAGATCCAGGAAAATATTGATAAAAATTTATCAATAAGATCAGCGGCAGAAGAGGCTGGATTAAGCGAAGGAACAATTAGAAACGGCTTGAAGAGAGGTGATCTTAAAAAAGAGAATTCTGAAAATAAACCAAAGAGTACATCAGAGCGTTCTTCCCAAGACCAGGAAAGTGAAAGTGGAATAGCAGTTAAACGCCACAGCGAAAGATTCTTTGCAAGAAAAGGTTTGCTGGAGGAAGCAAAACCCCGTTTTGAGGCATCTGAAGGGGTTAAATACGGCGGTGTTCTTATTGCTCTGCCGGTTATATTATCCCAGGGACTGCTGGATATCGGAAAACAGGTTTATAAAAAATTAAGCAACGGTTTTTTCGGTTTGCAGACCATATTTTTAACATTGATCTTCATGTCGCTTCTCAGGATAAAAACTCCTGAACAATTAACCAGACATTCGCCAGGGGAACTGGGAATTGTCCTGGGACTTGACCGCGCTCCTGAAGTAAAAACATTAAGGAGAAAAATAGAAGAACTGGGGAACCAGGGAAATGCAAGAGAATTTGCTGATTTGCTTGCCCGTCACTGGGCAGATGAAAATCCTGATGTATTGGGATTTCTTTATATAGACGGGCATGTGCGGCCTTATCACGGTAAAAATAAACTTCCAAAAACACATGTTGCACAAAAACGTCTTTGTATGCCTGCAACAACTGATTTCTGGGTAAATGGCACTGACGCGCAGCCTTTATTTTTCGTAACAACTGAAGCAAATGACACCCTGCTTTCAACCATTGAAAACGAGATTTTACCTGAAATCAAACAACTTGTTGAAGGTGATAAAAGGGTTACACTGGTTTTCGACCGTGCAGGCTGGAGTCCTAAAACCTTTAAAAAATGGTATGATATGGGGTTCGATGTAATGACATACCGCAAAGGCAGTTATGAACCCTGGCCTGAAGAATGTTTCCAGGAATTTGAAATTAAAATCTGTAATAAAAAAGTCAAATACAACCTTGGCCAGCGTTCTGTCAATATGGGGCTTAAAAATGAAGATTTCTGGATGCGTGAAGTCAGGAGACTTTGTGATAACGGACACCAGACTTCTATCATAACAACAAAACAGGATATTGATGAAATTTTTGTTGCAGTTCGAATGTTTTCCCGCTGGAAACAGGAAAATTTCTTCCGTTACATGGGAATAGAGTTCGATTTCAACCATCTTTGTACCTATGATGTTGAACCGGCTGATCTCGAACGTCTTGTTCCTAATCCAGCTATAAAAGAGAAGAAAAAAGAGCTTGAAAAAATAAAAAAAGAGTATGAAAAGAATCTTAAAAAGCTTAGTGATGCAGTAATTCAAAATAATGACGTTAATCAAAATGCAAAATTAATGCAGACGATCAGGGATCTGGATATTAGATGTGCTGAACTGGTAGAAGTTATAAGCGATATGCCTGAAAAGGTTGCTGTCAAAGAAACGATGGATGAAGATAAGATTGTCAAACTCGAAACAGAGAGAAAGATATTAACCGATCTTATAAAAATGACTGCTTATCGCGCAGAAACATCTCTTTTCGATCTCCTTGTTCCTCCTGTTCTTGCCCGGAATGAAGAAGAGGGGCGCTCTTTTCTTAAAGCTGTTTTCCAGACTCCAGCAGATATAATACCTGATGAAGAAAATAAATGCCTGATCGTACAGTTTCATACAATGGCAAACCAGAGATCAAATAGTGCCCTTAAAGCTTTATGTGAGATAATAAATCACGAAGAATGCCTTTACCCTGGAACAGATCTCCGCCTTGTTTTTAACCCCCCAGAGTTGCAAACGAAATTACGCCCATGTCAGGAGGTCTGA
- a CDS encoding NAD-dependent epimerase, with protein MNFKYNTVMVTGAAGFIGFHLSKRLLESGCRVAGVDIINDYYDVKYKHSRLEQLKSYPGFSFYKTDLADLKAMEKIFQEHDFDVVVNLAAQAGVRYSLVNPHAYVNSNLVGFVNILECCRHNKTKHLVFASSSSVYGANTNMPFSIHDNVDHPVSLYAASKKSNELMAHTYSHLYGLHCTGLRFFTVYGPWGRPDMALFLFTKAILNDEPIKVFNHGKMLRDFTYIDDIVEGVVRVMGRLPEPNPDWTGKNPDPGTSYAPYKIYNIGNNNPVELTDFIAAIEKALGKTAKKDLMDIQPGDVPATYADIDDLIKDVGFKPATPIETGIERFIEWYREYHNYK; from the coding sequence ATGAATTTTAAGTATAATACAGTCATGGTAACAGGAGCAGCAGGTTTTATTGGTTTTCATCTGTCCAAAAGACTCCTGGAAAGCGGGTGCAGGGTTGCAGGTGTTGATATTATTAATGATTATTATGATGTAAAATACAAACACAGCAGGCTTGAGCAGCTAAAATCCTATCCTGGTTTTTCTTTTTATAAAACAGACCTGGCAGACCTTAAAGCCATGGAAAAGATTTTCCAGGAACATGATTTTGATGTTGTGGTTAATCTTGCAGCCCAGGCCGGTGTCCGTTATTCCCTGGTAAATCCCCATGCTTATGTTAATTCCAATCTTGTGGGATTTGTCAATATACTGGAATGCTGCCGCCACAATAAAACAAAACACCTGGTATTTGCTTCCTCAAGCTCGGTTTACGGGGCAAATACAAACATGCCTTTTTCCATTCATGATAATGTGGATCATCCTGTATCCCTTTATGCAGCTTCCAAAAAATCCAATGAACTCATGGCTCACACATACAGCCATCTTTACGGTCTTCACTGCACAGGTCTCAGGTTTTTTACAGTTTACGGCCCCTGGGGAAGACCCGACATGGCCCTGTTTCTTTTTACCAAAGCTATTTTAAATGATGAACCCATAAAGGTATTTAACCACGGGAAAATGCTCAGGGATTTTACCTATATTGACGATATTGTTGAAGGAGTTGTCAGGGTAATGGGCAGACTGCCTGAGCCAAATCCTGACTGGACAGGAAAAAACCCTGATCCAGGGACATCATACGCACCCTATAAGATTTACAATATAGGCAATAACAATCCCGTGGAACTTACGGATTTTATTGCTGCCATAGAAAAAGCCCTGGGGAAAACAGCAAAAAAGGATTTAATGGATATACAGCCCGGAGATGTACCAGCCACCTATGCTGATATTGATGATTTAATAAAAGATGTGGGTTTTAAACCAGCCACACCCATTGAAACAGGTATTGAGCGTTTTATTGAATGGTACAGGGAGTATCATAATTATAAATAA
- a CDS encoding FG-GAP repeat domain-containing protein has product MSGVLNFSISNNIVYADPNSSRQNPNFRASYKVVNTGSQAIKIDRLELKIHDGNNRPLFSMSDPNTGDSRYYENIVLSQNQSFQFEESGSYFNEGPADPNKPLKYKVVARSQIDGQWYELGHHDISVVLFPNSSTIKTVRRVGNIAWYPSDKSCEEASEWYDLSKPPSSASQTVSICSELQQELERISESANPSQEIPEDFFWQTWLKALLEILDFFGLKISAEKIMDFFIIQEISIPLASEASPITIISGSGLSPIDATGFGYELKPIELLPEPGLPDFVTTEVHLKTTSGEEKYVYDKYEQIQIHAWFENIGDADWAGSDDEMEVRFYLSSGYKEDSHSEWIRIGKETIQKDHLKLGDSPDHEEESLKLWEYPEIKQGNFYNIVACADRIEDKDNGDGAIPEKHKSNNCSSEAVFFVKPQPLSHDWKTFLLSDVNGDSYADALKITPEAEKFEVWRSRSNFYLSNNTWYDGPFDYSIYFFLSGDVNGDGLSDTVGISPSDERFVVWNSNGTGFNSGVEWLNGIYDYNTYEFRMADVNGDGYDDIIGIWPKEERFVVWTSNGKGFNSGVEWLNGTYEYSDYAFQLGDVNGDGTSDIVGLNPINQRFVVWASSGSSFLSGVEWKYGVDNFTKYQFDLSDVNGDGKDDIVAVSAGQESFWVWLSSGNYFKDGAQWYNGEYDYSSYSFHADDVNGDGRGDIVAYNSSLDRYVVWLSNGSGFSAGVEWYKRGGVQWFNGPFDYSCCEFKLKDINGDKKSDIVSLSPSTERFVAWSSSGISFQDGYQFYDGPFDYSGYVFYPADVDGDGDGDILGMSPLYERFVVWLSNNGVFAGGGEWYDGPFNYSDYIFQPGDFNGDGKDDVLAIWPEKERFVVWLSNGSSFPYAAEWFYGIWDYSMTEFQVADVNGDGYDDIVSIYPQGERFVVWTSNGSSFTCVGEWYKGPFDYSSHIFRVADVTGDGKADIVAMHAASERFIVWKSSGVSFLPGAEWYNGPYSYPNYIFEVSDVNGDGIADVVGINPSDERFIVWLSDGKSFGADSRSLNLTEILCDFNCDRKITLADGIIALKVCAGLSPSLYNILNIENVTLPQDNKVGLEEVIYIMQKCAGLK; this is encoded by the coding sequence ATGTCAGGAGTCCTGAATTTTTCCATTTCAAATAACATAGTATATGCTGATCCCAATAGCAGTAGACAAAATCCAAATTTTCGGGCTTCATATAAAGTTGTAAATACAGGTAGCCAAGCTATAAAGATAGATAGGCTTGAGCTTAAGATTCATGATGGCAATAACAGACCATTATTTTCAATGTCCGATCCAAATACAGGAGATTCAAGATACTATGAAAACATAGTTCTTTCTCAAAATCAATCATTTCAATTTGAAGAATCCGGCTCATATTTTAATGAAGGACCTGCTGATCCAAATAAACCTCTAAAATATAAAGTAGTTGCAAGATCTCAAATTGATGGTCAATGGTATGAACTCGGGCACCATGATATTTCTGTTGTTTTATTTCCAAATTCAAGTACTATCAAAACTGTTAGACGTGTTGGCAATATTGCGTGGTATCCTTCCGACAAATCCTGTGAAGAAGCCAGCGAATGGTACGATCTTTCAAAACCACCATCATCCGCTTCTCAAACAGTCTCAATATGTAGTGAGCTTCAACAAGAATTAGAAAGAATTTCAGAATCAGCAAATCCAAGTCAAGAAATTCCAGAAGATTTTTTTTGGCAAACATGGTTGAAAGCACTTTTGGAAATATTGGATTTTTTTGGTCTAAAGATTTCTGCTGAAAAGATTATGGATTTTTTTATTATTCAAGAAATTAGTATTCCTTTAGCTAGTGAAGCATCGCCAATCACTATAATTTCTGGTAGCGGTCTATCACCTATTGATGCTACTGGCTTTGGTTATGAATTAAAGCCAATTGAACTACTGCCAGAACCCGGGCTTCCAGATTTTGTCACTACCGAAGTGCATCTCAAAACAACCAGCGGAGAAGAAAAATATGTCTATGATAAATATGAACAGATTCAGATACACGCTTGGTTTGAAAACATTGGTGATGCTGATTGGGCTGGTAGCGATGATGAAATGGAAGTACGATTTTATCTTTCCAGTGGCTATAAAGAAGATTCTCACAGCGAATGGATTCGTATAGGAAAAGAAACTATTCAAAAGGATCACCTTAAACTTGGTGATTCTCCAGATCATGAAGAAGAATCGTTAAAACTTTGGGAATATCCAGAAATAAAGCAGGGGAATTTTTATAATATAGTTGCCTGCGCTGATCGAATTGAAGACAAAGACAACGGAGATGGGGCAATCCCGGAAAAACATAAATCAAATAACTGTTCGAGTGAGGCAGTGTTTTTTGTTAAACCACAACCGCTTTCCCATGATTGGAAGACATTTTTGTTAAGTGATGTTAACGGGGATTCATATGCAGATGCCTTAAAGATTACGCCTGAAGCAGAAAAATTTGAAGTTTGGAGAAGTAGAAGCAATTTTTATCTGAGTAATAACACATGGTATGACGGACCCTTTGATTATAGCATCTATTTCTTTTTATCCGGTGACGTAAACGGTGACGGCCTGTCAGATACTGTTGGAATCAGTCCATCAGATGAACGCTTTGTAGTATGGAATAGCAATGGAACCGGCTTTAATTCAGGAGTGGAATGGTTAAATGGCATATATGATTACAACACATATGAATTTCGGATGGCAGATGTTAATGGGGATGGATATGACGATATTATTGGAATCTGGCCGAAGGAAGAAAGATTCGTTGTATGGACAAGCAACGGAAAAGGCTTTAATTCAGGTGTTGAATGGCTGAATGGTACTTATGAATACAGCGATTATGCATTTCAGCTTGGCGATGTAAACGGCGACGGTACCTCAGATATTGTTGGCTTGAACCCTATTAACCAGAGATTTGTCGTGTGGGCAAGCAGCGGTTCTTCTTTCCTATCCGGTGTAGAATGGAAATACGGAGTGGATAACTTTACGAAATACCAATTTGATTTATCAGATGTCAATGGTGATGGAAAAGATGATATTGTTGCTGTTTCTGCCGGTCAGGAGTCTTTTTGGGTATGGTTGAGCAGTGGTAATTATTTTAAGGATGGGGCACAGTGGTATAATGGAGAGTATGATTATAGCTCCTATTCTTTTCATGCTGATGATGTTAATGGAGATGGAAGAGGAGATATTGTTGCTTATAATTCTTCTTTAGATCGTTATGTAGTCTGGTTAAGCAACGGCTCAGGCTTTTCTGCCGGAGTGGAATGGTATAAAAGAGGTGGAGTTCAATGGTTTAACGGTCCCTTCGATTATAGTTGCTGTGAATTTAAACTCAAAGATATCAACGGCGATAAGAAATCAGATATTGTGTCTTTATCTCCTTCTACGGAGCGATTTGTTGCATGGTCAAGCAGCGGGATCAGTTTTCAAGACGGATATCAATTTTATGACGGACCTTTTGATTACAGCGGTTATGTTTTTTATCCTGCTGATGTAGATGGAGATGGAGATGGGGATATTTTGGGCATGTCACCACTTTATGAAAGATTTGTTGTCTGGTTGAGCAATAATGGAGTTTTTGCAGGTGGAGGCGAATGGTACGATGGCCCTTTTAATTACTCAGACTATATATTTCAGCCGGGTGACTTTAATGGAGACGGGAAGGATGATGTCCTCGCAATTTGGCCGGAAAAGGAAAGATTTGTTGTTTGGTTAAGTAATGGAAGTTCTTTTCCCTACGCTGCAGAATGGTTTTATGGAATTTGGGATTATAGTATGACCGAATTTCAGGTAGCTGATGTGAATGGGGATGGATATGATGATATTGTAAGCATTTATCCGCAAGGAGAGCGTTTTGTTGTCTGGACGAGCAATGGAAGCAGTTTTACCTGTGTAGGCGAATGGTATAAAGGTCCTTTTGATTACTCTTCCCATATTTTCAGAGTTGCTGATGTAACAGGTGATGGCAAGGCGGATATAGTCGCAATGCACGCTGCTTCAGAAAGATTCATTGTGTGGAAGTCTTCCGGTGTTAGTTTTTTACCTGGTGCAGAGTGGTATAATGGTCCCTATTCTTATCCCAACTATATTTTTGAGGTAAGTGATGTAAATGGAGATGGTATTGCGGATGTTGTAGGGATAAATCCATCTGACGAACGTTTCATTGTCTGGTTAAGTGATGGGAAAAGTTTTGGCGCTGATAGCAGGTCTTTAAATTTAACCGAAATTTTGTGTGATTTTAATTGCGACCGAAAAATTACTCTGGCTGACGGCATCATTGCTTTAAAAGTTTGTGCAGGGCTGTCGCCATCCCTGTATAATATACTGAATATTGAAAATGTTACACTACCTCAAGATAATAAAGTCGGACTTGAAGAAGTTATTTACATTATGCAAAAATGTGCAGGTCTCAAATAG